A single region of the Nitrospinota bacterium genome encodes:
- a CDS encoding adenylate/guanylate cyclase domain-containing protein, whose translation MKDKRKRKVSILLVIGNTLLAVFLYVSDSFIRLEHIAFDATARQLRGNLETTQDVVVILIDEASLQALNSIVGRWPWPRAVYSDLLEFLAMGEPRAVFFDIMFAENQETLDDGEIGPNDRALVLATYDSGNVFHAMQLLVDKEDEKNKTLLNRPLPKEFADNFSLPEVSINFEHHGEANNYYTPIYELAMASKGIGVVEFTSDEDGIYRQTRPFREYHGKYFPVAGIAPLLSGEKIEIEKKRIRIGDKNIPTNREGKIIINPYGKINPFSISGLFSSLQMIKSGDIESLLVHPDEFRDKIVYIGASAVGVEDLKPTAISPLTPGVYLHASLASNYIDNDFFSYVDRKTTFVFIIIFSIICTLAVLYLGKFRDKLALPLACLGGWVGAYIYAFNGNFLMELMPPAGSIVFSGATAFAFLAATEGREKLRVKKMFSQYVSPEVLNQMAENIEDFAALGKGEEVNLTIMFTDIRGFTAFSDKTSPEMVIKMLNSYLSRMCDVILKNQGTVDKFIGDAIMAFWGAPLKIKNHAEMAVRSAIEMAARMDAVNAEIKEMGVDFTVMQGIGINTGPAILGNIGSEKKLSYTVIGDTINLASRLESLNKQYPVPIIISEFTYREIKDVLPCRILDKVQVRGKRDMIGIYEAIGFDDEKSLERAWELVKTSDTAYELYSNGEMKKALEIYRSMKESPIREVFIRRCEGMEEGK comes from the coding sequence ATGAAAGATAAAAGAAAAAGAAAGGTCTCCATACTCCTTGTCATTGGCAATACCTTGCTTGCCGTCTTCCTATATGTATCGGACTCCTTTATACGTCTGGAACATATTGCATTTGACGCAACTGCCAGGCAGTTGAGGGGCAACCTGGAAACCACACAGGACGTGGTTGTGATCCTGATAGATGAAGCGTCACTTCAGGCTCTTAATTCCATTGTCGGGAGGTGGCCGTGGCCAAGAGCGGTCTACTCCGACCTTCTTGAGTTCCTTGCGATGGGTGAGCCGCGAGCGGTATTTTTCGATATCATGTTCGCCGAAAATCAGGAGACGCTTGATGACGGGGAGATAGGCCCAAACGACAGGGCGCTTGTCCTTGCGACATACGACTCGGGAAACGTATTCCATGCAATGCAGCTGCTGGTTGACAAGGAAGATGAAAAGAACAAAACCCTGCTCAACAGGCCGCTCCCGAAGGAGTTTGCCGATAACTTCTCCCTCCCTGAAGTATCAATAAATTTCGAGCATCACGGGGAAGCAAATAATTATTACACCCCTATCTACGAACTGGCAATGGCCTCCAAGGGGATAGGGGTTGTTGAGTTCACTTCGGACGAAGACGGAATATACAGACAGACAAGGCCTTTCAGGGAATATCATGGAAAATATTTTCCCGTTGCCGGTATCGCGCCTCTATTGAGTGGCGAAAAGATAGAAATTGAAAAGAAACGGATAAGGATAGGAGATAAAAATATCCCGACAAACAGGGAAGGAAAAATAATCATCAATCCTTACGGAAAAATAAACCCCTTCTCTATAAGCGGACTTTTTTCCTCGCTACAGATGATAAAAAGCGGCGACATTGAATCCCTGCTCGTGCATCCGGATGAGTTCAGGGACAAGATCGTCTACATAGGCGCTAGCGCCGTCGGAGTTGAAGACCTTAAACCGACAGCCATCTCCCCTCTCACTCCGGGGGTCTACCTTCATGCGTCGCTTGCCAGCAATTACATCGATAACGATTTTTTCTCCTACGTTGACCGGAAAACAACTTTCGTATTTATCATTATTTTCTCGATCATCTGTACTCTTGCAGTCCTCTATCTCGGAAAATTCAGGGATAAACTTGCATTGCCGCTTGCCTGCCTTGGCGGATGGGTTGGTGCCTACATCTACGCTTTTAACGGAAATTTCCTGATGGAGCTGATGCCGCCTGCGGGGTCGATAGTTTTTTCAGGCGCCACTGCCTTTGCCTTTCTTGCCGCAACGGAAGGACGGGAAAAATTGCGCGTTAAAAAGATGTTCTCCCAGTATGTTTCACCAGAAGTGCTGAACCAGATGGCGGAGAATATCGAGGATTTCGCCGCGCTTGGCAAGGGAGAAGAGGTCAATCTAACAATAATGTTTACGGACATCCGCGGATTCACCGCCTTCTCCGATAAAACATCGCCCGAAATGGTTATTAAAATGCTGAATTCCTATTTATCGAGGATGTGCGATGTCATTCTGAAAAATCAGGGTACCGTCGATAAATTTATCGGCGACGCTATCATGGCGTTTTGGGGAGCGCCGCTAAAGATTAAAAACCACGCTGAAATGGCTGTGAGAAGCGCCATTGAAATGGCCGCCAGAATGGATGCCGTCAACGCTGAAATCAAGGAAATGGGGGTCGATTTCACGGTAATGCAAGGAATAGGAATCAATACCGGACCGGCAATACTCGGGAACATCGGTTCCGAAAAAAAGCTCAGCTATACCGTCATCGGCGACACGATAAACCTCGCCTCAAGGCTGGAATCCCTGAATAAACAATACCCTGTTCCGATAATCATCTCGGAATTCACATATCGCGAAATAAAGGATGTCCTGCCGTGCAGAATTCTGGACAAGGTACAAGTTCGGGGAAAGCGTGATATGATAGGCATATATGAAGCAATAGGTTTCGATGATGAGAAATCTCTTGAAAGGGCTTGGGAATTGGTAAAAACCTCGGATACGGCGTATGAGCTCTATTCGAATGGAGAGATGAAAAAAGCTCTCGAAATTTACCGATCCATGAAAGAATCGCCTATAAGGGAAGTTTTCATCAGGAGATGCGAAGGTATGGAAGAGGGAAAATAG
- a CDS encoding SH3 domain-containing protein codes for MKRLLILSIISLSSYIASAADTLYVQSKSAKIMNSPSFKAETTGTLKRGDQLEVIEKGKGWYQVKTGDMTGWINQLNVSRNEPMERVSIITEATENLEDKSRRRASAVTSAAAARGLSEKDRKRRSDQEKADYNTLNRLENFTDKISDEEVEEFNKTGN; via the coding sequence ATGAAACGGCTACTGATACTATCTATTATCTCTCTATCCTCATATATTGCATCCGCAGCCGATACTCTTTATGTGCAAAGCAAATCCGCAAAAATCATGAACTCCCCTTCATTCAAGGCCGAAACTACAGGCACCCTTAAAAGAGGGGACCAGCTTGAGGTGATCGAAAAGGGGAAAGGATGGTACCAGGTAAAAACAGGCGACATGACCGGCTGGATCAACCAGCTGAATGTATCCAGAAATGAACCTATGGAAAGAGTTTCCATTATCACCGAGGCAACGGAAAATCTCGAAGACAAATCGAGAAGAAGGGCTTCCGCTGTTACATCAGCCGCGGCGGCGAGGGGGCTTTCCGAAAAGGACAGAAAAAGACGGAGCGATCAGGAAAAGGCCGATTACAACACTCTTAACAGGCTTGAAAATTTCACCGATAAGATCTCCGATGAAGAGGTTGAGGAATTCAACAAAACCGGGAATTGA
- a CDS encoding Smr/MutS family protein: MNSLSVREKGIFARSARALEFDDVRERVASFCKTETGADICRSLKPAKTRNEAETLLDETGELREIFNSGINIFPSPVENPASLLKKTSRGLLPEPDDIQKIISFWRQLKLLNGFHSDPALKNGVIMKIIGELNPLEETAGFFDATFGDDGKVKPTASAALIEIEERINSLKKHIREKADSFLKKQEIVDILQDTYVTIRNDRIVLPIKAEYKNIFPGIIHGISASDKTAFMEPQELIRENNSLQEALSEREVEIYRLLRLAAQQLKDNHDEIERNYLVMGRIDAISAKAQFSIRIKGKRPLFSDDGSIILREITHPMMVFRGENPRANSVEMAKNEMALVISGPNAGGKTVLLKSAGLSVVFASCGIFPSCGEGTTFPFTKNLFAMVGDEQSVEEGESTFSAQLNGIKEAALGVQRGDWIIIDEILNGTDPRQASALALSVLEHFIGIGCKVFVSTHLPDLKIAAQESAEMVNGAMGFSQEGKPTYKLEKGHPGVSYPLAVAASIGLPPEIIERAKSMLDSTQDIYQSALQALQEKADKLDRTIEEYERSRAESERIEKELAANLEESNRNARAFEDEKRRLLKDEVRKAKTKLSAMIDEAEEAELKDKRKTSSKLKEMENVIVRESRTPESIPLEDVPAGGNVWIIPLDRRAQLVKKAEGGKVEVQSGGIKMTLAASDVVGLKEGALPPEKKKRETKIHVDESEEYLPYELLLLGLTFEESLTQMEQFFDKHLLAGSETVRIVHGRGPLKGKIEEYLKSSSYVRSFSPAAPAQGGEGATIITLG; encoded by the coding sequence GTGAACTCATTATCAGTCAGGGAAAAAGGTATCTTCGCCCGTTCCGCGCGCGCTCTTGAGTTCGACGACGTTCGCGAGAGGGTCGCTTCGTTTTGCAAAACGGAAACCGGAGCTGATATCTGCCGTTCGCTCAAGCCGGCCAAAACAAGGAACGAAGCGGAAACCCTTCTCGACGAAACAGGCGAATTAAGAGAGATATTCAATTCCGGCATAAACATATTCCCCTCCCCGGTGGAAAATCCCGCTTCGCTTCTCAAGAAAACATCGCGCGGCCTCCTCCCGGAGCCGGACGATATACAAAAAATAATCTCATTCTGGCGACAGCTTAAACTCCTGAACGGTTTCCATTCGGATCCCGCACTCAAGAACGGCGTGATCATGAAGATCATCGGGGAGCTGAACCCGCTGGAAGAGACAGCCGGTTTCTTCGACGCCACCTTCGGCGACGACGGCAAGGTAAAGCCGACCGCGAGCGCGGCGCTCATTGAAATCGAGGAACGGATAAACTCCCTTAAAAAACATATCAGGGAAAAAGCGGACTCCTTCCTGAAAAAGCAGGAGATAGTCGACATACTCCAGGATACATACGTCACCATAAGGAACGACAGAATAGTCCTCCCGATAAAGGCGGAGTACAAAAACATCTTCCCCGGAATAATACATGGAATTTCGGCGTCGGATAAAACCGCGTTCATGGAACCGCAGGAACTAATAAGGGAGAACAACTCCCTGCAGGAAGCGTTAAGCGAAAGGGAGGTGGAAATATACCGTCTCCTTCGTCTCGCGGCGCAGCAGTTGAAAGACAACCATGACGAGATAGAGAGAAATTATCTCGTGATGGGGCGCATCGACGCGATCTCCGCCAAGGCGCAGTTCTCCATAAGGATCAAGGGGAAGAGACCGCTCTTCTCCGATGACGGCTCGATAATATTGAGGGAGATAACCCATCCGATGATGGTATTCCGCGGCGAGAATCCCCGCGCCAACAGCGTGGAGATGGCAAAGAACGAGATGGCGCTCGTCATCTCCGGGCCGAACGCTGGCGGCAAAACGGTGCTACTCAAATCCGCAGGCCTTTCCGTCGTCTTCGCCTCGTGCGGAATATTCCCTTCATGCGGAGAAGGGACAACCTTCCCGTTCACGAAGAACCTCTTCGCGATGGTCGGCGACGAGCAGTCGGTCGAAGAGGGGGAATCCACATTCTCCGCGCAGTTGAACGGTATAAAGGAAGCGGCCCTCGGCGTTCAGCGGGGGGACTGGATAATCATCGACGAGATACTGAACGGCACCGACCCGCGACAGGCGTCGGCGCTCGCCCTCTCGGTGCTCGAACACTTCATCGGCATCGGATGCAAGGTATTCGTATCCACCCACCTACCCGACCTGAAGATAGCGGCGCAGGAGAGCGCGGAGATGGTAAACGGCGCGATGGGTTTCAGCCAGGAGGGGAAACCTACATACAAACTTGAAAAGGGGCATCCCGGCGTCAGCTATCCGCTCGCTGTCGCCGCTAGCATCGGACTCCCGCCAGAGATAATTGAACGCGCCAAGTCGATGCTCGATTCCACGCAGGATATCTACCAGTCCGCGCTTCAGGCGCTTCAGGAGAAGGCGGACAAGCTCGACAGAACCATAGAAGAGTACGAGCGGAGTCGCGCTGAATCGGAAAGGATTGAAAAGGAGCTCGCCGCCAATCTTGAGGAGTCTAACCGGAACGCCAGGGCGTTCGAAGACGAAAAGCGAAGGCTGTTAAAAGACGAAGTAAGGAAAGCGAAAACGAAACTCTCAGCGATGATAGACGAAGCGGAGGAGGCGGAGCTGAAGGACAAAAGGAAGACCTCCTCAAAGCTGAAAGAGATGGAGAACGTCATCGTAAGGGAGAGCAGAACGCCGGAATCTATACCGCTTGAGGATGTTCCCGCCGGGGGGAACGTCTGGATAATACCGCTCGACCGAAGGGCCCAACTCGTAAAGAAAGCCGAAGGGGGGAAGGTCGAAGTTCAGTCCGGCGGAATAAAGATGACCCTTGCCGCCTCCGATGTCGTCGGTTTAAAGGAAGGCGCACTCCCGCCCGAGAAGAAAAAGAGAGAGACGAAGATCCACGTCGATGAATCGGAAGAATATCTGCCGTATGAGCTGTTGCTCCTCGGCCTTACGTTCGAAGAGTCGCTTACGCAGATGGAACAGTTTTTCGATAAGCACCTTCTTGCCGGAAGCGAGACCGTTCGCATCGTCCATGGCCGCGGGCCGCTGAAAGGGAAGATAGAGGAGTACTTGAAAAGCTCATCTTATGTAAGATCGTTCTCACCCGCCGCCCCCGCGCAGGGTGGCGAAGGGGCCACCATCATCACGTTGGGTTAG
- the infB gene encoding translation initiation factor IF-2 has protein sequence MRVSALAKELGLKSADVIAELKKLGIEDKVAASAIDDETASKIAGTFGKKLPENLKKPAAKTAAKKTAKKAAAKSSKPAKAAEETDIKKPEEKPAAKAVEAKKPAKVEAAVKPVEVKAPPKAEEKPVSDATRKKDEEEKRQAAENERKKIKDAKKKVVEDLKARKKESEEMRELERLIAEEEKAEKEKEARQIVIDEAITVKEFADKLHLSVNEIIKTLFLKGTAVTVNQTLGVDLAQDIAKELGYTIKVKTVEETEVVKKEAADTSHLPIRPPVVTVMGHVDHGKTSLLDTIRKTSVASGEAGGITQHIGAYSINVSGKQITFLDTPGHEAFTALRARGAQVTDMVVLVVAADDGVMPQTVEAINHAKAAGVNIIVAVNKIDKPGAQPEKVKQELTKYGLVPEDWGGTNIFCNVSAKAGTGVDTLLEMILLQAEVLELRAEPDANGHAVVIESKLDKTRGPVHSIIITSGTMKIGDPFVMGNTHGKIRAMINDSGQKINSAGPSTPLELLGANDICDPGEVITVVENERRARQIAQTREDALREKRLDKKHVRLENIVEMVSEGETLELKLVVKADTQGSVEGVKELLGKLEFTEVKIHVIHSGVGAVTESDVSLADASDAIIIGFNIRPTEKAKDLADKTGVEIRMYTIIYEITGDVEASVKGMMKPKFVEVVLGKAEIRDVFKASKIGTIAGCMVVSGVMKRNAECRIIRDGVVIHTGIISSLRRFKDDAKEVKNGFECGIGIDKFNDIKVGDEIETFHKEEVAPVL, from the coding sequence ATGAGAGTCAGTGCACTAGCTAAAGAACTGGGATTAAAAAGCGCGGATGTTATCGCCGAGCTTAAAAAACTCGGAATAGAGGATAAGGTAGCCGCATCGGCTATAGACGACGAAACAGCTTCGAAAATTGCCGGCACATTTGGCAAAAAACTTCCGGAAAATCTGAAAAAACCGGCTGCGAAAACCGCTGCAAAGAAAACTGCCAAAAAAGCGGCGGCCAAGTCCTCGAAACCGGCAAAGGCCGCGGAAGAGACAGACATTAAGAAACCTGAGGAAAAACCTGCCGCCAAGGCGGTCGAGGCCAAAAAGCCCGCAAAGGTGGAGGCGGCAGTAAAACCTGTCGAAGTCAAAGCTCCGCCAAAAGCCGAAGAAAAACCGGTTTCCGACGCTACCAGAAAAAAGGATGAAGAAGAAAAACGGCAGGCGGCTGAAAATGAGCGAAAAAAGATAAAAGACGCCAAGAAAAAGGTTGTCGAAGATCTTAAAGCGAGAAAGAAAGAGTCTGAAGAAATGCGTGAGCTTGAAAGGCTCATTGCAGAGGAAGAAAAGGCGGAAAAGGAGAAAGAGGCCCGGCAGATAGTTATCGACGAGGCTATTACGGTGAAGGAGTTCGCGGACAAGCTGCACCTATCTGTAAACGAGATCATCAAAACACTCTTCCTGAAAGGAACCGCTGTCACGGTGAACCAGACGCTTGGCGTCGATCTTGCCCAGGACATCGCAAAGGAACTTGGCTATACCATCAAGGTAAAAACTGTCGAAGAAACTGAAGTTGTAAAAAAGGAGGCGGCAGACACCTCTCACCTCCCGATACGTCCTCCTGTCGTAACGGTCATGGGGCATGTCGACCATGGAAAGACCTCGCTTCTCGACACCATAAGGAAAACGTCCGTTGCATCCGGAGAAGCGGGCGGAATCACACAGCACATAGGCGCGTACAGCATCAACGTTTCTGGCAAACAGATAACCTTTCTGGATACTCCCGGCCATGAAGCTTTCACTGCCCTCCGCGCACGAGGCGCGCAGGTTACCGACATGGTCGTCCTCGTCGTCGCGGCGGATGACGGCGTGATGCCGCAAACCGTTGAAGCTATCAACCACGCAAAAGCGGCTGGCGTAAACATAATCGTCGCTGTAAATAAGATAGACAAACCTGGCGCTCAGCCGGAAAAGGTAAAACAGGAACTGACCAAATACGGCCTCGTTCCTGAAGACTGGGGCGGAACGAACATCTTCTGCAACGTCTCGGCAAAAGCAGGTACGGGTGTAGATACTCTTCTTGAAATGATCCTCCTCCAGGCCGAGGTGCTTGAATTGAGGGCGGAACCAGACGCGAACGGACACGCTGTGGTCATCGAATCAAAACTCGATAAAACACGCGGCCCGGTACACTCCATCATTATCACCTCCGGCACGATGAAGATAGGCGATCCGTTCGTCATGGGGAATACACACGGCAAGATACGCGCGATGATAAACGACAGCGGGCAGAAAATAAACTCCGCCGGCCCTTCAACACCGCTTGAACTTCTCGGCGCGAACGATATCTGCGATCCGGGCGAAGTCATCACCGTCGTTGAAAACGAAAGGCGCGCAAGGCAGATTGCGCAGACAAGGGAGGACGCGCTCCGCGAAAAAAGACTGGATAAAAAGCATGTTCGCCTCGAAAACATCGTTGAGATGGTTTCCGAAGGGGAAACGCTGGAACTTAAGCTGGTAGTAAAGGCTGACACCCAAGGCTCCGTGGAAGGTGTAAAGGAACTTCTTGGAAAACTTGAATTCACCGAAGTGAAGATACACGTCATACACAGCGGCGTCGGCGCGGTAACCGAGTCCGACGTATCGCTCGCCGACGCGTCGGACGCTATCATCATAGGGTTCAACATCCGCCCAACCGAAAAGGCAAAGGACCTTGCCGATAAAACCGGGGTTGAGATCAGGATGTACACCATAATTTACGAGATCACCGGAGATGTGGAAGCATCCGTAAAAGGCATGATGAAGCCGAAATTTGTGGAAGTAGTTCTTGGCAAGGCGGAAATAAGGGACGTGTTCAAGGCCTCGAAGATAGGTACGATAGCCGGTTGCATGGTTGTCTCCGGCGTCATGAAAAGAAACGCGGAATGCCGGATCATCAGGGACGGAGTTGTCATCCACACAGGGATAATCTCGTCTCTCAGGCGGTTCAAGGACGACGCGAAGGAAGTCAAAAACGGCTTTGAATGCGGCATCGGAATAGACAAATTCAACGACATCAAAGTCGGGGACGAGATTGAAACCTTCCATAAGGAAGAAGTCGCCCCGGTACTGTAG
- a CDS encoding M48 family metalloprotease, which translates to MKKKNLIIGTSTLTVSLIFMAVSISYSAIADAQNSARARARAHNQIDWTNEDDIKAEIVFGREVAARIIGRYSLYKNDNLTRYCNLIARSLAENSNRPELQFKVGILDTPTVNAFAAPGGYIFITKGAIEAMENEAELAATIAHEITHISQKHIVKELNIRGKSGSSEASLGKLIGGGGETMTVAFTQAVDNAMNVLFQNGYAQKDEQEADTLGIMLAASLGYNPEALANLFRRMEKAESNKVSSLIKLHPAFSNRIKWVEETIQNEGLSGGEFRTESARFNRFKKG; encoded by the coding sequence ATGAAGAAAAAAAACCTGATAATCGGAACAAGCACCCTTACAGTTAGCCTTATTTTCATGGCTGTTTCCATCTCCTACTCCGCCATCGCCGACGCGCAAAACTCCGCAAGGGCGCGTGCAAGGGCGCACAATCAGATAGATTGGACAAACGAAGACGACATAAAGGCGGAAATCGTCTTCGGCCGGGAAGTTGCCGCGAGAATTATTGGCCGCTACTCCCTGTATAAAAACGACAACCTTACCCGTTACTGCAATCTGATAGCCCGGTCATTGGCAGAAAATTCAAACAGGCCGGAATTACAGTTCAAGGTCGGAATTCTGGATACTCCGACAGTAAACGCCTTTGCCGCTCCAGGAGGATATATATTCATCACAAAAGGGGCGATTGAAGCTATGGAGAACGAGGCGGAACTGGCAGCCACGATCGCGCACGAGATCACTCACATATCTCAAAAACATATCGTCAAGGAACTTAATATAAGAGGTAAAAGCGGTAGCAGCGAAGCAAGTCTCGGCAAACTCATCGGCGGGGGCGGTGAAACCATGACAGTCGCGTTTACGCAGGCCGTGGATAATGCCATGAATGTCCTCTTCCAGAATGGTTACGCCCAAAAAGATGAACAGGAGGCCGATACGCTGGGCATTATGCTCGCCGCTTCACTTGGCTATAATCCCGAAGCGCTGGCAAACCTTTTCCGCCGAATGGAAAAAGCCGAGAGCAATAAGGTATCATCTCTAATTAAATTACATCCGGCATTCTCTAATAGGATAAAGTGGGTGGAAGAGACAATTCAAAATGAGGGGTTATCAGGTGGCGAGTTTAGAACGGAGAGCGCACGCTTTAATAGATTCAAAAAAGGTTAA
- the rnhA gene encoding ribonuclease HI, with product MPNIEIFADGSCLGNPGPGGWGAILRTPEGEKEFSGGKPHTTNNIMELTAVIEPLRTIKEPSVITVTTDSQYVQKGMTEWITGWIKNGWKTAGRKPVKNRELWEEMHKLASPHKITWKWIRGHNGHLENERCDVLANSAAMKFR from the coding sequence ATGCCAAATATTGAAATCTTCGCGGATGGAAGCTGCCTTGGAAATCCTGGTCCCGGTGGATGGGGGGCCATCCTTAGAACACCGGAGGGTGAAAAGGAATTTTCCGGCGGGAAGCCCCACACCACAAATAACATTATGGAACTTACCGCGGTAATTGAGCCGTTACGCACCATCAAGGAGCCTTCCGTCATTACCGTTACAACCGATTCCCAATATGTACAGAAAGGGATGACTGAATGGATAACCGGGTGGATAAAAAACGGCTGGAAAACCGCCGGCAGGAAACCTGTCAAGAACCGCGAGCTATGGGAGGAGATGCATAAACTTGCCTCGCCCCACAAGATAACCTGGAAATGGATAAGGGGACACAACGGTCACTTGGAAAACGAACGGTGTGACGTTCTTGCCAACTCCGCCGCCATGAAATTCAGATAA
- a CDS encoding type II toxin-antitoxin system RelE/ParE family toxin: MRVRWTRKALKNLVDEAEFISRDNPQAAKKTAIRIQKVIEHLEKNPSLGRPGRVAGTRELIVPGTPYIIPYRVNKKNIEILRVFHTSRKLPEEF, from the coding sequence ATGCGCGTTAGGTGGACAAGAAAAGCGCTGAAAAACCTTGTTGACGAAGCCGAGTTTATTTCGAGGGATAACCCGCAAGCGGCAAAAAAAACGGCAATCAGGATTCAAAAGGTGATCGAGCATCTGGAGAAGAATCCTTCGCTTGGGAGGCCGGGTCGTGTTGCTGGCACAAGGGAACTCATCGTTCCCGGCACCCCGTACATAATTCCGTATCGCGTGAACAAAAAGAACATCGAGATATTAAGGGTCTTCCACACCTCCAGAAAATTACCGGAAGAATTTTAA
- a CDS encoding Na/Pi cotransporter family protein → MDYKLITTMIFQAAGGLGLFLLGMRYMSDGVQSVAGGRLRKLIGSVTNNRLSGLAVGILFTCLVQSSSITTVMTVGLVNSGVMTLFQSLGIIMGANIGTTITGWILVLKIGKYGLPMLGFASFFYLFSKNEKFRFIGMIIMGIGMIFFGLELMKDGFKPMRSLPEFVAWFSLFEADSYFGVLKLAFIGCILTFIVQSSSATLAITMSLASTGVIHFESAAALVLGENIGTTITAFLASLGATTNAKRAAYAHIIFNVIGVLWITAVFRIYIDIIKGFLGTDPNTMLMVDNHETFPFIIAGIAIVHTGFNVTNTALFIPFVAYFEKLLLWLAPDKEVAGKVYTTHLDPMIIDTPLIAIDNAHIEIVKMGRIATRMMTNLKDAIGGETLNEKSATKVFHKEEILDGLQNEVSVFLTELLSSGLPHEITIEARQQLRIADEYESISDYIEKILKLHLRLRDNNMKLPAEELQAISSLHDDTLAYMELITNAYAQKQKQVISRAHTLSEAINHKVRKTRTHHIERLSHQKIEPLITMAYTDMINDYRRVKDHTLNIAEALAGEK, encoded by the coding sequence TTGGATTATAAGCTGATAACCACAATGATTTTTCAGGCAGCCGGCGGGCTTGGCCTTTTCCTCCTCGGAATGAGATACATGTCTGACGGAGTACAATCCGTCGCTGGTGGCAGGCTCCGCAAGCTTATCGGCTCTGTCACGAACAACAGGCTTTCCGGCCTTGCGGTCGGCATTCTGTTCACATGTCTTGTACAGTCAAGCTCCATAACTACGGTTATGACAGTAGGCCTTGTGAACAGCGGCGTCATGACGCTGTTTCAATCACTCGGGATCATAATGGGGGCCAACATTGGAACGACCATTACAGGCTGGATACTTGTTCTCAAAATAGGAAAATACGGCCTGCCGATGCTTGGATTCGCCTCGTTTTTCTATCTTTTTTCCAAAAATGAGAAATTCCGTTTTATAGGAATGATAATAATGGGGATCGGGATGATATTTTTCGGCCTCGAACTGATGAAAGACGGATTCAAACCGATGCGATCCCTCCCTGAATTTGTGGCGTGGTTTTCGCTTTTCGAGGCAGACAGCTATTTCGGGGTGCTGAAACTTGCGTTCATCGGGTGTATTCTCACATTTATTGTACAGTCGTCTTCGGCAACCCTTGCCATAACCATGAGCCTGGCATCAACAGGAGTGATCCATTTTGAATCGGCCGCCGCGCTGGTGCTTGGCGAAAACATCGGTACTACGATCACCGCATTCCTGGCTTCGCTTGGCGCAACAACCAACGCCAAGCGGGCTGCATACGCGCATATCATCTTTAACGTTATAGGGGTGCTCTGGATAACGGCCGTATTCAGAATATATATTGATATTATAAAAGGATTCCTAGGTACGGATCCGAATACGATGCTGATGGTGGACAACCATGAAACCTTCCCGTTCATAATCGCGGGAATCGCGATTGTTCATACCGGTTTTAATGTCACCAACACGGCGCTCTTCATACCGTTTGTGGCATATTTCGAAAAGCTCCTCCTGTGGCTTGCGCCCGACAAGGAGGTTGCCGGGAAAGTCTACACAACACATCTTGATCCGATGATAATAGACACTCCGCTCATCGCCATTGATAACGCGCATATTGAGATAGTGAAAATGGGAAGGATCGCGACAAGGATGATGACGAACCTGAAGGACGCCATCGGCGGTGAAACATTGAACGAGAAGTCCGCTACCAAGGTATTCCACAAGGAAGAGATACTGGACGGCCTGCAAAACGAAGTGTCAGTATTCCTTACCGAACTCCTCTCATCGGGTCTTCCTCACGAAATCACCATAGAGGCGCGCCAACAGCTGAGAATCGCCGACGAATACGAGTCGATAAGCGATTACATAGAAAAAATATTGAAGCTCCATCTCAGGCTCAGGGACAACAATATGAAACTTCCGGCGGAAGAACTTCAAGCCATATCCAGCCTTCATGATGACACGCTTGCCTACATGGAGTTGATAACAAACGCTTACGCGCAAAAACAGAAACAGGTGATCAGCAGGGCGCACACTCTGTCAGAAGCTATCAACCATAAAGTCAGAAAAACCCGAACCCATCATATCGAAAGGCTTTCACACCAGAAAATAGAGCCGCTCATTACTATGGCATACACGGACATGATCAACGATTACAGACGAGTCAAGGATCACACTCTCAATATCGCCGAAGCTCTGGCAGGCGAAAAATAG